A single window of Deltaproteobacteria bacterium DNA harbors:
- a CDS encoding NUDIX domain-containing protein, with amino-acid sequence GVVDLGETIERAVRREVEEETGLQVEVSAFIEVFERILPDPQGKILYHYVVLDYLCRLNGGLVKAGSDAAEAGFFPLDHLGPFNLHRDTEGVIRKAYQIYKKFS; translated from the coding sequence GGGGTAGTGGACCTCGGAGAGACCATTGAAAGGGCCGTCCGGCGGGAAGTGGAAGAGGAAACCGGTTTGCAGGTGGAAGTGTCGGCCTTTATCGAAGTCTTTGAACGGATACTGCCTGACCCGCAAGGGAAAATTCTTTATCATTATGTGGTCCTGGATTACTTGTGTCGGCTTAACGGCGGGTTGGTCAAGGCCGGCAGCGATGCCGCAGAGGCCGGTTTTTTCCCTCTGGATCATTTGGGACCATTTAACCTGCACCGGGACACGGAAGGAGTTATACGGAAAGCTTATCAAATTTATAAAAAATTTTCTTGA